The Caloranaerobacter ferrireducens genome contains a region encoding:
- a CDS encoding YibE/F family protein, whose amino-acid sequence MNIYNSNRLLFIALLLIVFTLVFNTANVFADDNDGGFETEMQDISQEELKPVHGKVIEILSDEIEETEGYDQNYEMRHQQVKVRITSGKHKGETIIVDNYIDERVVYNIVVNKGDNVLLFLEEDESGNILVGYIGEIARYRYLLYLAIAFILFLILVGGFKGFKTVITLVLTILAVVKILLPLILKGYNPVLVSVVVSIGVIVITLLIISGLNRKTLCAIIGTAGGVLIAGLIALGIGTMARLTGLGNEEAQMLMFIPQNISFNFRGLLFAGIILGALGAVMDVSMSISSAMHEMQAVNPEISTKDLMKSGMNMGRDIMGTMSNTLILAYAGGAIHLMLLFLAYNFSLIEIINRDMIASEVVRALAGSIGLILTIPLTVLVSATIGREKNNFSV is encoded by the coding sequence ATGAACATTTATAACAGCAATCGACTACTTTTTATTGCTCTATTGTTAATTGTATTTACTTTAGTGTTTAATACAGCAAATGTTTTTGCCGATGATAATGACGGTGGTTTTGAAACTGAAATGCAAGATATTAGTCAAGAAGAGCTAAAACCTGTACATGGAAAAGTAATCGAGATATTGTCAGATGAAATCGAGGAAACTGAAGGTTATGACCAAAACTATGAAATGCGTCATCAGCAAGTAAAAGTAAGAATTACAAGTGGAAAGCATAAAGGAGAAACTATTATTGTAGATAATTATATTGATGAAAGAGTAGTTTACAATATTGTTGTAAATAAGGGTGACAATGTACTTTTATTTTTAGAAGAAGATGAAAGTGGAAATATTTTAGTTGGATATATAGGTGAAATTGCAAGATATAGATATTTGCTTTATTTAGCTATAGCTTTTATACTTTTTTTAATATTAGTGGGCGGATTTAAAGGTTTTAAAACAGTAATAACTTTGGTCTTAACAATTTTAGCAGTTGTTAAAATATTACTACCTTTGATATTAAAAGGATATAATCCTGTATTGGTATCTGTAGTTGTCAGTATAGGAGTTATTGTTATAACTCTGTTAATTATAAGTGGATTAAATAGAAAAACTTTATGTGCTATTATAGGTACTGCAGGTGGAGTGTTAATTGCTGGACTGATAGCTTTAGGTATTGGTACAATGGCAAGACTTACGGGATTAGGTAATGAAGAAGCTCAAATGCTTATGTTTATTCCTCAGAATATAAGTTTTAATTTTAGAGGACTACTTTTTGCAGGAATTATACTAGGGGCCTTAGGGGCTGTAATGGATGTAAGTATGTCTATTTCTTCAGCTATGCATGAAATGCAGGCTGTTAATCCAGAAATTAGTACAAAGGATCTAATGAAGTCTGGTATGAATATGGGACGAGATATTATGGGAACTATGTCAAATACTTTAATATTAGCATATGCAGGTGGGGCAATTCATTTAATGCTTTTGTTTTTAGCGTATAACTTCTCACTTATTGAGATAATAAACAGAGATATGATTGCTTCAGAAGTCGTTAGGGCATTAGCTGGAAGTATAGGGCTTATTTTAACTATACCATTGACAGTTTTAGTATCAGCAACAATAGGAAGAGAAAAGAACAATTTTTCCGTATAA
- the hutI gene encoding imidazolonepropionase, giving the protein MKGNIIIKNANELVTCSGFKAKHGKEMSDLKIINDGAVVIEDGIIKAVGKTEEILKQYNENNYEVIDATGKAVLPGFVDSHTHFVFGGYRAEEFSWRLRGDSYMEIMKRGGGIVSTVKATKEASEDELFQSGLKRLDSMLSFGVTTVEGKSGYGLDYETEIKQLEVMAKLDNVHPIDIAKTFLGPHAVPKDYKGREDEFIDFMIDEVLPVVAERKLAEFCDIFCEKNVFSVEQSRRYLKKAKEYGFKLKIHADEIVQLGGAELAAELGAVSADHLLQASDEGIRQMAEKGVVATLLPGTAFSLKEPYARARYMIDQNLAVALATDMNPGSCHTESIPLIFALATLYMNMTTEEAITALTINGAAAIGRVDSIGSIDVGKKGDIIILEFPSYKYIPYHIGVSTVEKVIKNGVLVFNKEDRGTVLCYKI; this is encoded by the coding sequence ATGAAAGGTAATATTATTATAAAGAATGCCAATGAGCTTGTTACTTGTAGTGGATTTAAAGCTAAGCATGGTAAAGAGATGTCTGATTTAAAGATAATTAATGATGGAGCAGTAGTAATAGAAGATGGAATTATTAAAGCAGTAGGAAAGACAGAAGAAATACTTAAACAGTATAATGAAAACAACTATGAAGTAATAGATGCGACTGGAAAAGCTGTATTGCCTGGTTTTGTAGATTCTCATACTCATTTTGTATTTGGAGGATATAGAGCGGAAGAGTTTTCTTGGAGGCTTCGTGGAGATAGCTACATGGAAATTATGAAAAGAGGCGGCGGCATTGTAAGTACAGTTAAAGCCACTAAAGAAGCTTCTGAAGATGAACTATTCCAATCAGGATTAAAGAGACTAGATTCAATGCTTTCTTTTGGAGTGACAACAGTAGAAGGAAAAAGTGGCTATGGATTAGATTATGAAACAGAAATTAAACAGTTAGAAGTAATGGCTAAGCTTGATAATGTACATCCTATTGATATTGCAAAAACTTTTTTAGGTCCTCATGCAGTACCAAAGGATTATAAAGGAAGAGAAGATGAATTTATAGATTTTATGATAGATGAAGTACTGCCTGTTGTTGCTGAAAGAAAATTAGCTGAATTCTGTGATATTTTTTGCGAAAAGAATGTTTTTTCCGTTGAGCAGTCTAGAAGGTATCTTAAAAAAGCTAAAGAATATGGATTTAAACTAAAAATTCATGCAGATGAAATTGTGCAGCTAGGTGGTGCCGAATTAGCGGCTGAATTAGGAGCCGTTTCAGCAGATCACCTACTGCAGGCATCAGATGAAGGAATAAGACAGATGGCTGAAAAAGGAGTTGTTGCTACGCTTTTACCTGGCACTGCATTTAGCTTAAAAGAGCCTTATGCTAGAGCTAGATATATGATAGACCAGAATTTAGCTGTTGCATTAGCTACTGATATGAATCCTGGTAGCTGTCATACAGAGTCAATACCTCTAATTTTCGCATTAGCTACACTTTATATGAATATGACTACTGAAGAAGCTATTACAGCACTTACTATTAATGGAGCTGCTGCAATAGGCAGGGTTGATAGCATAGGAAGTATAGATGTAGGTAAAAAAGGAGACATTATAATTCTTGAGTTTCCGTCATATAAGTATATTCCGTATCATATTGGTGTAAGTACTGTTGAAAAAGTGATTAAAAACGGCGTTTTAGTTTTTAATAAAGAAGATAGGGGGACAGTATTATGTTACAAGATTTAA
- a CDS encoding cyclodeaminase/cyclohydrolase family protein, whose protein sequence is MLQDLNLKEFLEKTASKSPVPGGGSVAALSASLSASLIEMVGNLTIGKKGYEDVEDEMKEIVSICSKYREKFVNDIDRDSDAFNKVMAAFKLPKDTEEEKAARKKSIQESFKTAALVPLEVAEDAFKLLEFAAKVVEKGNKNAVTDGAVAAMMARTAVLSALYNVKINLGSIKDEEFVSKVSKQVESLESQVNNIEKEILSKVEL, encoded by the coding sequence ATGTTACAAGATTTAAACCTTAAGGAATTTCTAGAAAAAACAGCTTCTAAATCACCTGTTCCAGGTGGAGGAAGTGTAGCGGCTTTAAGTGCTTCTTTATCAGCTAGTTTAATCGAAATGGTTGGTAATTTGACGATAGGTAAAAAAGGCTATGAAGATGTAGAGGATGAGATGAAAGAGATAGTTAGTATTTGTTCTAAATACAGAGAAAAATTTGTTAACGATATAGATAGAGATTCAGACGCTTTTAATAAAGTAATGGCTGCTTTTAAATTACCTAAGGATACAGAGGAAGAAAAGGCGGCTAGAAAAAAGTCTATACAAGAAAGCTTTAAAACTGCTGCATTAGTACCTCTTGAAGTAGCTGAAGATGCTTTCAAATTATTAGAGTTTGCAGCAAAGGTTGTAGAAAAGGGTAATAAAAATGCAGTTACAGATGGAGCTGTTGCAGCTATGATGGCAAGGACTGCAGTTCTTTCAGCTTTATATAATGTAAAAATAAATTTAGGTTCTATAAAAGATGAGGAATTTGTATCTAAGGTATCAAAACAGGTTGAAAGTTTAGAATCTCAAGTAAACAATATAGAAAAGGAAATACTTTCAAAAGTTGAGTTATAA
- the ftcD gene encoding glutamate formimidoyltransferase — protein sequence MAAMKKIIECVPNFSEGRDLEKIEKIVNPFRGKDGVKLLDYQRDEDHNRLVVTVVGEPEPLKEAVIEAMGVAIELIDMTKHEGQHPRMGAIDVVPFIPVKNVSMTEAIELSKEVAREAAEKYNLPIFLYEKSATRPERQNLAKIRKGEFEGMEEKLKDPDWKPDFGPDKVHPTAGVTAVGARMPLVAFNVNLSTDNLEIANQIARRVRHISGGLRYCKAIGIELKDRGIVQVSMNMTDYTKTALYRVFELIRIEARRYGVNIVGSEIIGLVPMEALIDTAVYYLGIEDFSMEQVLEARIME from the coding sequence ATGGCAGCAATGAAAAAGATAATAGAATGTGTACCTAATTTTAGTGAAGGTAGAGATTTAGAAAAGATAGAGAAAATAGTAAATCCGTTCAGAGGAAAAGATGGAGTTAAACTTTTAGATTATCAAAGGGATGAAGATCATAATAGATTAGTTGTAACAGTAGTTGGTGAGCCAGAGCCTTTAAAAGAAGCAGTTATTGAGGCTATGGGAGTTGCTATCGAGCTAATTGATATGACAAAACATGAAGGACAACATCCAAGAATGGGAGCTATAGATGTTGTGCCTTTTATACCTGTTAAGAATGTCAGCATGACAGAAGCTATTGAATTGTCAAAAGAAGTGGCCAGAGAAGCTGCAGAAAAGTATAATTTACCTATATTCTTATATGAAAAATCAGCTACAAGACCAGAAAGACAAAATCTTGCTAAAATAAGAAAAGGCGAATTTGAGGGTATGGAAGAAAAACTTAAAGACCCAGATTGGAAACCAGATTTTGGTCCAGATAAAGTTCATCCAACAGCTGGAGTAACTGCTGTAGGAGCAAGGATGCCTTTAGTTGCATTTAATGTTAATTTATCTACAGATAATTTAGAAATAGCTAATCAAATAGCTAGAAGAGTTAGACATATAAGTGGTGGTTTAAGATATTGCAAGGCTATAGGAATAGAACTTAAAGACAGAGGAATTGTTCAAGTTTCAATGAACATGACAGATTATACTAAGACAGCACTTTATAGAGTTTTTGAGCTTATAAGAATAGAAGCGAGAAGATACGGTGTAAATATAGTTGGAAGTGAGATTATAGGTCTTGTACCAATGGAAGCGTTAATTGATACTGCTGTATATTACCTTGGTATAGAAGACTTTTCTATGGAGCAAGTTTTAGAAGCTAGGATAATGGAGTGA
- a CDS encoding urocanate hydratase, with product MISNIDISKAMTIKLEDMFDELPEMPKFVEGIRRAPKREFTLTQKETELALKNALRYIPEKWHEKLAPEFLEELLTRGRIYGYRFRPEGNIKAKPIDEYKGNCIEGKAFQVMIDNNLDFDIALYPYELVTYGETGQVCQNWMQYRLIKKYLEVMTQDQTLVIESGHPLGLFKSSPEAPRVIITNALMIGMFDDQENWHRAAALGVANYGQMTAGGWMYIGPQGIVHGTYNTILNAGRIKFGLSNDADLRGRLFVTSGLGGMSGAQGKAVEIANGVGIIAEVDYSRIQTRYDQGWVSKIVDNPEEAFKLAKEYMDRKEGIAIAFYGNIVDLLEYAVENNIDIDLLSDQTSCHAAYDGGYCPQGLTFEERTELLRTDKAKFRELVDKSLRHHFELIKTLVDRGTYFFDYGNSFMKAVYDAGVKEICKNGVDERDGFIFPSYVEDIMGPLLFDYGYGPFRWVCLSGKREDLLKTDKAAMECIDPNRRFQDRDNYIWVRDADKNKLVVGTQARILYQDAMGRTKIALKFNEMVRKGEIGPVMIGRDHHDTGGTDSPFRETSNIKDGSNIMADMATQCFAGNAARGMSLVALHNGGGVGIGKAINGGFGLVLDGSQRVDNIIKRAMPWDVMGGVARRAWARNENSIETCIEYNKMNEGTDHITIPYIPDEDLVKGLVDEAFKKMNK from the coding sequence ATGATATCAAATATTGATATTTCCAAGGCAATGACTATTAAACTAGAAGATATGTTTGATGAACTACCAGAAATGCCAAAATTCGTTGAAGGTATAAGAAGAGCACCTAAGAGAGAGTTTACTTTAACACAAAAAGAAACAGAGTTAGCATTAAAAAATGCACTAAGATATATACCTGAAAAGTGGCATGAAAAACTTGCGCCAGAGTTTTTAGAAGAACTTTTAACTAGAGGTAGGATTTACGGTTATAGATTTAGACCTGAAGGAAATATAAAAGCAAAACCAATAGATGAATATAAGGGTAACTGTATAGAAGGAAAAGCATTTCAAGTTATGATAGACAATAACCTTGACTTTGATATAGCTCTTTATCCTTATGAGCTTGTTACTTATGGAGAAACAGGTCAGGTTTGTCAGAACTGGATGCAGTATAGACTTATCAAAAAATATCTTGAAGTGATGACTCAAGATCAAACATTAGTAATAGAATCAGGACATCCATTAGGGCTTTTTAAATCATCACCAGAGGCTCCAAGAGTAATAATCACAAATGCTTTAATGATAGGTATGTTTGATGACCAAGAAAACTGGCATAGAGCAGCTGCACTAGGAGTTGCAAACTATGGTCAAATGACTGCTGGTGGATGGATGTATATAGGACCTCAAGGTATTGTTCATGGTACTTATAATACAATACTTAATGCAGGTAGAATTAAATTTGGTTTATCAAACGATGCAGATTTAAGAGGTCGTCTATTTGTGACTTCTGGTTTAGGTGGTATGAGTGGAGCACAAGGTAAGGCAGTTGAAATAGCTAATGGTGTAGGTATTATTGCTGAAGTTGACTATTCAAGAATACAGACGAGATATGACCAAGGATGGGTAAGTAAAATAGTAGACAACCCAGAAGAAGCATTTAAATTAGCTAAAGAATATATGGATAGAAAAGAAGGTATTGCAATAGCTTTCTATGGTAATATTGTAGATTTATTAGAATATGCAGTTGAAAATAATATAGATATAGATCTTCTTTCTGACCAAACATCATGTCATGCAGCATATGATGGAGGATATTGTCCACAAGGGCTAACATTTGAAGAAAGAACAGAGCTTCTTAGAACTGATAAAGCTAAATTCAGAGAATTAGTAGACAAATCTTTAAGACATCATTTTGAATTAATAAAGACTTTAGTTGATAGAGGAACATATTTCTTTGACTATGGTAACAGCTTTATGAAAGCTGTATATGATGCAGGAGTTAAAGAAATATGTAAAAATGGTGTGGATGAAAGAGATGGATTTATATTCCCATCATATGTAGAGGATATAATGGGACCACTTCTATTTGACTATGGATATGGTCCATTCAGATGGGTTTGCTTAAGTGGTAAGCGTGAAGACTTACTTAAAACAGATAAAGCTGCTATGGAATGTATAGATCCAAACAGAAGATTCCAAGATAGAGATAATTATATATGGGTAAGGGATGCAGATAAGAATAAATTAGTTGTAGGAACTCAAGCTAGAATATTATATCAAGATGCAATGGGAAGAACGAAAATAGCTCTTAAATTTAATGAGATGGTAAGAAAAGGTGAAATTGGACCTGTAATGATTGGAAGAGACCACCACGATACTGGGGGAACAGACTCACCATTCAGAGAAACATCTAATATAAAAGATGGTAGTAACATAATGGCTGATATGGCTACACAATGTTTCGCAGGAAATGCTGCAAGAGGCATGAGTCTTGTAGCACTTCATAATGGTGGTGGAGTAGGAATAGGTAAAGCTATTAATGGTGGTTTCGGATTAGTTTTAGATGGTAGTCAAAGAGTAGACAATATAATTAAAAGAGCAATGCCATGGGATGTTATGGGTGGAGTAGCAAGACGTGCATGGGCTAGAAATGAAAATTCTATTGAAACTTGTATCGAATATAACAAAATGAATGAAGGAACAGACCATATTACAATACCATACATTCCTGATGAAGATTTAGTAAAAGGTCTTGTTGACGAAGCATTTAAGAAAATGAATAAATAA